The stretch of DNA GTTTACTGGTCTTTCCATTAGTGAAATTGAAAGGATTGCAAGATCAAGTAGAAATCAGTGACGGTGACAAAAGCTCTTGTTTTAATAAACAGAGAGTTTAGTAATTGCTCTCTCTTCGATAACGTGGCGAAAATGTCTGATTAATCCTTGAATTGGCCAAGCTGCAGCATCACCAAGTGCGCAAATTGTATTGCCTTCTATTTGAGTTGTAAGGTCAAGTAATTTATCTATTTCACCATGCTTAATATTTCCTGTTACCATTCTTTTCATAATTCTCCACATCCATCCAGTACCCTCGCGACATGGTGTGCACTGTCCACATGATTCATGCATATAGAAGTGCGATAACCTCTCTATTGCAGCTATTATATCAGTCGATTTATCCATCACTATTACAGCAGCAGTACCAAGCCCTGACTGTGCTGCTCTTAATGAATCAAAATCCATTTTAATAATATCACATATAGACTTTGGAATTAATGATACTGAAGACCCACCAGGTATTACAGCAAGTAAGTTATCCCAACCTCCTCGTACTCCACCCGCATATTCTTCAATCAACTCACGTAGCGGAATTCCAAGTTCCTCTTCAACATTACACGGGTTATTTACATGCCCTGAAACACAAAAGATCTTAGTACCAGTATTATTTGGTTTGCCAAGAGATGCAAACCACTCCCCTCCACGATACAGAATGTCTGGAACCATAGCTATAGTCTCAACGTTGTTTATCGTGGTTGGGCAGCCAAAAAGTCCAACACCAGCAGGAAATGGAGGCTTCATACGGGGAAAGCCCTTTTTTCCTTCGATCGATTCAAGCTGAGCTGTTTCTTCTCCACATATGTAAGCCCCTGCACCTCTATGGATAAACACGTTAAGATCATAACTTGATTTGCATGCATTTTTTCCTATTAGGCCTTCTTTATACGCTTCTTCAAGTGCTTGTTTTAAAACTAAATATTCATTATAAAATTCACCCCTAATGTAAATATATGCAACAGATGCACTAATTGCTCTGCTAGCCAAGAGAACTCCCTCAAGTAACTTGTGTGGCTCATACCGCAATATATCTCTATCTTTACATGTACCAGGTTCTGATTCATCCGCATTGACTACTAAGTATGTTGGCTGCTCTTTTGAAGGATTCTTGGGCATAAAGCTCCATTTAAGACCAGTAGAAAATCCTGCACCCCCTCGACCTCTTAAGCCAGATTTTCTTACTTCATCAATAATTTTTTCTGACCCTAAATCCAATAATTCTTTTGTTTTTTGCCAACTACCACGTTTTTTTGCACCCTTGAGTAGTGGAGTTTCTTTACCACTCAAATTAGTGAATATTTTGTCCTGTTCTTTCACTATGATTCCCGAGACCTTAGTGATCCCGGCGCGAATCGAACGCGCGACCCACTGATTAAAAGTCAGTTGCTCTACCGGCTGAGCTACGGGATCATTTTATTTTTCAGCTATATTAAACAGTAATACAGATTTTATCCGTTTTAATCAAACTAAAATTTTCATATGTGGTTAAATAAATTATATAATAGAATTTTTGCACTCAAATCAGTTTTTAGCAGCACGCTAAGCGCATAATAACGTGTCTATCCAAAGAAATAGAAAGCCCATTTTACAGGCCTTAAGAACCCTTATATGGGGATGTTTTAGACCTAAAATTTATCCTTAATCTTTATTTAAGTGACAAAAGCACATTATTAAACTAGGTGTGTTATGTTTAATTTTTCTTATATAGACACTCCATGTCTTTATAAATTTTTATCTACGTTAGCTGAATCTCGCTTATTAAGTAATGTAATAAGCGCCAAGTTTTTGAGAGAACAGTAAACAACTCACATTGCATTGTTCTTTTTGTCTTTATTTAAGAATTAGTTCAAAAATCAACTAATCTTCTTTTTTTATAAAGAAATTATTTGAAAAACTTCTGCATTACCCTTATCGTGACGTTATGGATATTTATAATTCCAAGGTTGACTACTTACCAAGCATATAAGACATTAATGTCAAGTTCCTACAAGAGATATCACTAGGGTTTCTTTTGCCCTTTTTCTTCCTAAGAAACTTCTTCAACCAACTCCTCTTGTTGAACCAACATATAACCAAATTCCTGTGCCCTTTTGATCAAATTTTTCACACTTTCTTTTTATAACGTGTTTCATAGTAGCTTATACCTCTTTCCACATATCCTTGTCCACATTTCAACATTTGATAGAAGATACGTGCTAACTTTCTTGTAGTAGCAGTAATTGCCTCTGGGGTTCTTAAAAACTTAAATTAAGGAGCTTCTTCCTGGTTTGACAGATTTCTTCCGTCCGGTGCTACTTGGTAAATTTCTTAACGCTTATAATTTAGACTGATTGCAGTTCAAAAGCAACTGAGTTGCAGTTATTAAGCATTTAGAATAGGAGAATGCCATGTTTCAAAGTTAAATGTAAATAACTAGCCGACCACGGGGATTCTTTTGCCTTTTTTTATTTAGTAAATTTCTTAATGTTTATGGCTAAAGCAATTTAAGAGAGAGGTCGCCCAAACTTGAGATCCAGAAAAAGTAGGGTGTCATTTCAGCATATGACGCTGGGATTTAGAAAAAAACAACCTGATTCCAGTACCAAGCACACAGCTGTACAAACATTACTTATGGAAAAGAATAAAGGTAATAATTGTAGACTTTTTCTGGGTCTCCACCACAATATTCAATGACAGATTTTAAGATTTCGAGCCTAAGTTCATTTATAAACGCTCTCCTTGCAAACTTGTAACTCTTGACTTCACTGCGTTTCTTGTATTTCATTAATAAAACAGAGGTGATGAGAATCATATACAATGTAACAAAAATTGTGTTTTTGCTGTACCTAAGAAAATGCCTGGTATTGAGCTTTTGCTTAATAAATTTGAAAAAAACTTCTATTGACCAGTACTTTTTGTAAAAAGCACAAATTTCCTCAACAGATATTTCGTAAATATTGGTTAAAAATGTGAGAATCTCACCACTTTCTTGGTTTTTTGTTTTAATTGGCCTGATTTCAAACTGCAAAAACGCCGAACCTTTTGCACTAACTGGACTATCATATTTTCTGTCAGTTCAAGCGTTTCCGTTTGTACACCTGTAGTCTTTGCATGAATACGAACCATTTTATTTGTCATTGCCATGATTGATAAAATATACATTTTTCCCTAAAAACTCCTCAAAAGGAGCACGTTTTTATAGCTCACGGTCAAACAGCAAATTGACTCTTGACCGTGATTTAAAATCATTTCCCGGAACGATTTATAATCCGAAAAACTTTCTGCCTGAGTACATAAATCAAACAATTTTCAAACCTCCCATCTGCTGCAACAGTGCACTTTATCACGTCTCTTTACAATATTTCGTGCTTCTGCAGGAAATACCAAGCCGTAGTAATTTACTTGATAGTTGAAGTGTCGTTGAATCTATAATCAGCAACTTTCGTTGATTCCCCCGGGCTACAAAAACTCTACAACATGAATAGAAAAATCCTCTTAAAGTACTCAACAGGTATTGTTTTTAAGCGGCTTGCTACTGATGAATGGCGTGTATCTAAGTTGAACATGCGGCGATAATTTTCCTCCAATTATCCGCAAGCTCATCTCATTTTTCTCTAGTATGCTATACAACAATAAATTGAAAACATTTTCCCCGTAAATTTGCTAACTCTATAATTTACGTCAACAGCCCCATCCATTTTTCCCAGCTCTTCTCTTGGCAATTTTGATATCATTTCTTTGTAGTAGAACATCACATTCCCAAAATTCCTACAATATTTCACTACTTTTACAATGCCTGTATAGCATGCTTTAGGCCTAACGACTGCAGGTAATTTTAAATGTTTATTTCAAAACACAATGTTCACGCAATTTATTCAAGGGATTTACTTAGTGGCAAAACTTGCCCTGATATGCTGCAATCCTCAGAAGCTAGCTCCACAAATTTGTCTGTTAGTTTATTAGGTAATATCAATTCAGATATATCTTTTCCGGGAAATGCTTGCTTATACATTTCACTATCAACAGGCCCTTCTGAATACACAGCATTCACACACAATTTTGTATGTTTTGTCTCAGATGCATATATCTTTACCATGATTTCCAGTGCAGCTTTACTTGCAGCATAAGGTACCCAATATGGATAAGAAGAAGGAGAAAGCGTCACTTCTGAGGTCATGAATATCACTCTTCCAGAATTGGATTTTTTTAGTACTGGATCTAAGTTTTTTAGTAAGTACCAATTGGCAGTAAAATTTGTATTCATTACATTCTGTAGCTCTTCAAGCTCGCAGTCATGAACAAGATTCAATTTACCTAAAATTCCAGTGCATGCAACTAATATATCAAGCGCCCCAGATTCTGATAATTTTAGGCTTTCTATCATATTTGCCAATATCTTTACGTTTTCAAAGTCCAAAAGATCAAGCTGAATTAGCTTAACAGAACCCTCTTTGAATTCATCAAGCTTTTCGATTTCATCATATAGCTGCTTGAGATTATCAATAGACCTCGAAATCAAAATTACATATGCACCTTCCCTCACAAATCTTTTTGCAACGGCTGATCCCATTCCACCTGAAGCCCCGGCAATTAAAGCTATTTTGCCTTCTAACTTACCCATTTCTTTTCCCTTAGCGAGATCCATTAAAACATTTTAGCTGAAAATTAAACTTTGCTCCATATATAAAAATTAAACTCACCATATAAAAAAACAGTAATGACACTACCACGCCACCCAAGCTTCCGTATATTAAATCCAGTTGGTCAAAGGAGGCTCTTAAGTATTGCTTGAAAGCTGAAGCAGAAACTGTCCAAAGCATAACAGCTATATAAGATCCAGGAAATACATCTGACACATTTTGTCTTATGTTGGGCAGCATAAAGTATAGCCAGGAAACTACTATGAAAAGTACGAATTCAATGAGAAGATACCTAGTATAACTTAGCCCATGGTAAGAAAAATCGATTAGCATTGGCACTAATGTAGAAAATACTATAGTTAGAGTTATAATAAACGTAATTATTAAGAATTGTAATATACTTAATATTCTCCTTAATACATAAGGAGGCGAAACCGGAACTTTATAGGCTTTATTTAATATCGTTCTTAACCCTTCAATTGTCGACGAAGCAGTCCAAATAGCACCCACAATTGCTAAAGTTAATAAACTTTGTGGTGGCCCTGATATTATCTCCCTAATGCGCGGCATTAAAGATGCTAAAATGTCCTGTGGCATGTTGTCAATTATAAATGTCCAGCCAATGTTATATTGGTCTAAGAAATTCGCAAATGTTGACGCCAAAGCC from Wolbachia endosymbiont strain TRS of Brugia malayi encodes:
- a CDS encoding YihY/virulence factor BrkB family protein; protein product: MNKLLKKFYGIIYCLYHALIDTIYNDGMEHAGYLSFLILLSIFPFLIVLMALASTFANFLDQYNIGWTFIIDNMPQDILASLMPRIREIISGPPQSLLTLAIVGAIWTASSTIEGLRTILNKAYKVPVSPPYVLRRILSILQFLIITFIITLTIVFSTLVPMLIDFSYHGLSYTRYLLIEFVLFIVVSWLYFMLPNIRQNVSDVFPGSYIAVMLWTVSASAFKQYLRASFDQLDLIYGSLGGVVVSLLFFYMVSLIFIYGAKFNFQLKCFNGSR
- the nuoF gene encoding NADH-quinone oxidoreductase subunit NuoF → MVKEQDKIFTNLSGKETPLLKGAKKRGSWQKTKELLDLGSEKIIDEVRKSGLRGRGGAGFSTGLKWSFMPKNPSKEQPTYLVVNADESEPGTCKDRDILRYEPHKLLEGVLLASRAISASVAYIYIRGEFYNEYLVLKQALEEAYKEGLIGKNACKSSYDLNVFIHRGAGAYICGEETAQLESIEGKKGFPRMKPPFPAGVGLFGCPTTINNVETIAMVPDILYRGGEWFASLGKPNNTGTKIFCVSGHVNNPCNVEEELGIPLRELIEEYAGGVRGGWDNLLAVIPGGSSVSLIPKSICDIIKMDFDSLRAAQSGLGTAAVIVMDKSTDIIAAIERLSHFYMHESCGQCTPCREGTGWMWRIMKRMVTGNIKHGEIDKLLDLTTQIEGNTICALGDAAAWPIQGLIRHFRHVIEERAITKLSVY
- a CDS encoding SDR family NAD(P)-dependent oxidoreductase, producing MDLAKGKEMGKLEGKIALIAGASGGMGSAVAKRFVREGAYVILISRSIDNLKQLYDEIEKLDEFKEGSVKLIQLDLLDFENVKILANMIESLKLSESGALDILVACTGILGKLNLVHDCELEELQNVMNTNFTANWYLLKNLDPVLKKSNSGRVIFMTSEVTLSPSSYPYWVPYAASKAALEIMVKIYASETKHTKLCVNAVYSEGPVDSEMYKQAFPGKDISELILPNKLTDKFVELASEDCSISGQVLPLSKSLE
- a CDS encoding transposase, whose protein sequence is MQFEIRPIKTKNQESGEILTFLTNIYEISVEEICAFYKKYWSIEVFFKFIKQKLNTRHFLRYSKNTIFVTLYMILITSVLLMKYKKRSEVKSYKFARRAFINELRLEILKSVIEYCGGDPEKVYNYYLYSFP